One genomic window of Deinococcus carri includes the following:
- a CDS encoding manganese-dependent inorganic pyrophosphatase codes for MLAVFGHTNPDTDAIVSALVYARLLTRQGVPAQAYRLGELNFETPFVLREAGVEAPPLLPELAAGTAVALVDHNESAQSAPNLADLTVTRVVDHHKLGDLTTAQPPYLRFEPVGCTATILLKLHREANLPVERADARLLLSAILSDTLHFRSPTTTPEDREAVAFLAPVAGVEDVEAYALAMFAAKSDLGDTPAATLLKMDYKVFPFGEATQPQRWGIGVIETTNPGYVLGRQAELLQAMDQARAEDGLNGVLLSVVDILNETNVTLVLSATEEKVLREAFGVEVAEGRADLGGRISRKKQLVPTLEAYFTPEA; via the coding sequence ATGCTGGCTGTTTTTGGACATACCAACCCCGATACCGACGCCATCGTTTCCGCGCTGGTCTATGCCCGCCTGCTGACCCGCCAGGGTGTCCCCGCGCAGGCCTACCGCCTGGGCGAGCTGAACTTCGAGACGCCCTTCGTGTTGCGGGAGGCGGGGGTGGAGGCACCGCCTCTGCTGCCGGAGCTGGCTGCCGGAACCGCTGTGGCCCTAGTGGACCACAACGAGAGCGCGCAGTCGGCCCCCAACCTGGCGGACCTGACGGTGACGCGGGTGGTCGACCATCACAAGCTGGGCGACCTGACGACGGCGCAGCCCCCCTATCTGCGCTTCGAGCCGGTGGGCTGCACGGCGACCATCCTGCTCAAGTTGCACCGGGAGGCGAATCTGCCGGTCGAGCGGGCCGACGCCCGGCTGCTGCTCAGCGCGATTCTCAGCGACACCCTGCACTTCCGCAGCCCGACGACCACGCCGGAGGACCGGGAGGCGGTGGCGTTCCTGGCCCCGGTCGCGGGGGTGGAGGATGTGGAGGCCTACGCGCTCGCGATGTTCGCCGCCAAGAGCGACCTGGGGGACACGCCCGCCGCGACGCTCCTGAAGATGGATTACAAGGTCTTCCCGTTCGGGGAGGCCACGCAGCCCCAGCGCTGGGGTATCGGCGTGATCGAGACGACCAATCCCGGCTACGTCCTGGGCCGCCAGGCCGAGCTGCTCCAGGCGATGGACCAGGCCCGCGCGGAGGACGGCCTGAACGGCGTGCTGCTGTCGGTCGTGGATATCCTGAACGAGACGAACGTGACGCTGGTGCTGTCCGCCACCGAGGAAAAGGTGCTGCGCGAGGCCTTTGGCGTGGAGGTGGCAGAGGGGCGCGCCGATCTGGGAGGCCGTATCAGCCGCAAGAAGCAGCTTGTGCCGACGCTGGAGGCGTATTTCACCCCGGAGGCCTGA
- a CDS encoding folylpolyglutamate synthase/dihydrofolate synthase family protein — protein MTELDWLFARQRFGVHPGLTRVEALLARLGNPQADFRTVLVGGTNGKGSTAATLAAILTAAGERTGLFTSPHLTRFSERFVVNGQELPEETVLDALRRVRPQAEAVEASFFEIVTALGGLLFAEAGVTWAVMEVGLGGRLDATNVLDPRLSIITNVALDHTEILGETREAIAREKAGILRPGRPAVTGVTADLLPLLEAVGADLWALGREVCLQTTPLGWEGWTVQMDLPGAALTFHTPLLGQHGARNAALAAAAAWRLGVGAEAIGAGAAGVRWPGRLEVLPWLGGRVLLDGAHNPDGARALVEALRGLGVERLPVVFGAAADKDVAGVAEVLRPLASEVILTRAVLSPRAAAPADLAPHFAGLPLRLADTPAEALALLPPGGLGVVCGSLYLIGEVRPRLLGEVAEGRERWQ, from the coding sequence ATGACGGAACTGGACTGGCTCTTCGCACGGCAACGCTTTGGGGTGCATCCCGGCCTCACGCGGGTAGAGGCCCTCCTGGCACGGTTGGGGAATCCACAGGCCGACTTCCGGACCGTGCTGGTGGGCGGTACCAATGGCAAGGGGAGCACGGCCGCCACCCTCGCGGCCATTCTGACGGCGGCGGGCGAGCGCACCGGCCTCTTTACCAGCCCGCACCTGACGCGCTTCTCCGAGCGCTTCGTGGTGAACGGCCAGGAACTGCCGGAGGAGACGGTGCTGGACGCCCTGCGCCGCGTCCGCCCTCAGGCTGAGGCGGTGGAAGCCTCCTTCTTCGAAATCGTGACGGCCCTGGGCGGCCTGCTGTTCGCGGAGGCGGGCGTCACGTGGGCCGTGATGGAAGTCGGACTGGGGGGGAGGCTGGACGCCACCAATGTCCTGGACCCCCGGCTGAGCATCATCACGAACGTGGCCCTGGACCACACCGAGATTCTGGGGGAGACGCGGGAGGCCATCGCCCGTGAGAAGGCCGGCATCCTGCGGCCAGGTCGCCCCGCCGTGACGGGCGTGACGGCAGACCTCCTGCCCCTGCTGGAGGCCGTGGGCGCAGACCTGTGGGCACTGGGGCGGGAGGTGTGTCTCCAGACGACTCCGCTGGGCTGGGAGGGCTGGACGGTGCAGATGGACCTGCCCGGAGCCGCACTGACCTTCCACACGCCGCTGCTGGGCCAGCACGGGGCGCGGAACGCGGCGCTGGCGGCGGCGGCGGCCTGGCGGCTGGGTGTGGGCGCGGAGGCCATCGGGGCGGGGGCGGCGGGGGTGCGCTGGCCGGGCCGCCTGGAAGTGCTGCCGTGGCTCGGTGGTCGCGTGCTGCTGGACGGGGCACATAACCCGGACGGGGCGCGGGCACTGGTGGAGGCGCTGCGTGGCCTGGGTGTAGAGCGCCTGCCGGTCGTGTTTGGCGCGGCAGCCGACAAGGACGTGGCGGGGGTGGCGGAGGTGCTGCGCCCGCTGGCGTCGGAGGTGATTCTGACGCGCGCGGTCCTGAGTCCCCGTGCCGCGGCCCCCGCCGACCTCGCGCCGCACTTCGCGGGGTTGCCGCTGCGGCTGGCGGATACTCCCGCCGAGGCCCTGGCCCTGCTGCCGCCTGGGGGCCTGGGGGTGGTTTGCGGCAGCCTGTACCTCATCGGGGAGGTGCGGCCCCGGCTGCTGGGGGAGGTGGCTGAAGGCCGGGAGCGCTGGCAGTAG
- a CDS encoding carboxypeptidase M32 → MGMEELKRRLGQVSDLYAAAGLMSWDQETQMPGEAARVRGLQMATLAGLAHELFTDARTAELLAAAGEGQGETDAAIVRVTRREHDKATRLPTAFVEEATRARNEAHHAWLEARKRSDFATFAPHLEKMMDLARREADLLGYEEHPYDALLDQYEPGMRAAQVQPVFADLRDRTLPLLRRIVAAGDAADYSVLTRPFAPEAQKAFAWRVAGEAFGLRSTFARQDESAHPFQTNFSRSDLRITTRVEDYWPACLFGTWHETGHAMYERGVAPHWERTPVSRGASLGVHESQSRMFENLLARSRPFWERYFPQLAEVASEVTAGLDPEALYRAVNRVHPSLIRVEADEITYNFHIMLRFELELALLEGRLKVQDLPEAWNAKMQEYLGLTPPDDAQGVLQDIHWSSGLIGYFPTYTLGNLLSVQLLEAAKQDPSIAAGIKQADYAPLLAWLAQNVHQYGRSLTPTQLTQQATGQGLTADPYIAYLHQKYGEIYGLEAEG, encoded by the coding sequence ATGGGAATGGAAGAACTGAAGCGCCGCCTGGGCCAGGTGAGCGACCTGTACGCCGCGGCCGGACTGATGTCCTGGGACCAGGAGACGCAGATGCCGGGGGAAGCGGCCCGCGTGCGCGGCCTCCAGATGGCGACGCTGGCGGGCCTGGCCCACGAACTGTTCACGGACGCCCGCACCGCCGAGCTGCTCGCAGCGGCGGGCGAAGGGCAAGGTGAGACGGACGCCGCCATCGTGCGGGTCACGCGCCGCGAGCACGACAAGGCCACCCGCCTGCCCACCGCTTTCGTGGAGGAGGCCACCCGCGCCCGCAACGAGGCCCATCACGCCTGGCTGGAGGCGCGGAAGCGCAGCGACTTCGCCACCTTCGCGCCACACCTGGAAAAGATGATGGACCTGGCCCGGCGCGAGGCAGACCTGCTGGGCTACGAGGAGCATCCCTACGACGCGCTGCTCGACCAGTACGAGCCGGGAATGCGCGCCGCGCAGGTGCAGCCCGTCTTCGCGGACCTGCGCGACCGCACGCTGCCGCTGCTGCGCCGCATCGTGGCGGCCGGGGACGCGGCCGACTACAGCGTGCTGACCCGCCCCTTCGCGCCCGAGGCCCAGAAGGCCTTTGCCTGGCGCGTGGCGGGGGAGGCTTTCGGCCTCCGGTCCACCTTCGCGCGGCAGGACGAGAGCGCCCACCCCTTCCAGACCAACTTCAGCCGCAGCGACCTGCGCATCACCACCCGTGTGGAGGACTACTGGCCCGCCTGCCTGTTCGGCACCTGGCACGAGACGGGGCACGCCATGTACGAGCGCGGCGTGGCCCCGCACTGGGAGCGTACGCCGGTGTCGCGCGGCGCGAGCCTGGGCGTCCACGAGAGCCAGTCGCGCATGTTCGAGAACCTGCTGGCCCGCTCCCGGCCCTTCTGGGAACGCTACTTCCCGCAACTCGCCGAAGTGGCCTCCGAGGTCACGGCGGGCCTGGACCCGGAGGCCCTCTACCGCGCCGTCAACCGCGTGCATCCCAGCCTGATCCGCGTCGAGGCCGACGAGATCACCTACAACTTCCACATCATGCTGCGCTTCGAGCTGGAACTCGCCCTACTCGAAGGCCGCCTGAAGGTGCAGGATCTGCCCGAGGCCTGGAACGCGAAGATGCAGGAGTACCTGGGCCTCACGCCCCCGGACGACGCCCAGGGCGTCTTGCAGGACATCCACTGGTCGTCCGGTCTGATCGGTTACTTCCCGACCTACACCCTGGGCAACCTGCTCAGCGTGCAGCTCCTGGAGGCGGCGAAACAGGACCCGTCCATCGCGGCGGGCATCAAGCAGGCTGACTACGCTCCGCTGCTCGCCTGGCTCGCCCAGAACGTCCACCAGTATGGCCGCAGCCTCACCCCCACCCAGCTGACCCAGCAGGCCACGGGCCAGGGCCTGACGGCTGACCCCTACATCGCCTACCTGCACCAGAAGTACGGGGAGATTTACGGCCTGGAGGCGGAGGGCTAA
- a CDS encoding helix-turn-helix transcriptional regulator → MKLHERLRELRSERGLRLKDVAETAGISVPYLSDLERGRTNPSLETLQTLAGAYTITVHDLLEGVEFYGDSTEGALPKGLADLVADPTLGGQITPDWVRTLSRIELRGKRPRDKQDWYEIYLHLKRILG, encoded by the coding sequence ATGAAACTGCACGAACGACTCCGCGAACTGCGCAGTGAACGCGGGCTGCGGCTCAAGGACGTGGCGGAAACCGCCGGGATCAGCGTGCCTTACCTCAGCGATCTGGAGCGTGGGCGCACCAATCCCAGCCTGGAAACCCTCCAGACGCTGGCGGGGGCCTACACCATCACCGTTCACGATCTGCTGGAGGGCGTCGAGTTCTACGGCGACTCCACCGAGGGCGCGCTCCCCAAGGGGCTGGCCGATCTGGTGGCCGACCCCACGCTGGGTGGCCAGATCACGCCCGACTGGGTCCGGACCCTGTCCCGCATCGAGCTGCGTGGCAAGCGGCCCCGCGACAAGCAGGACTGGTACGAGATTTACCTGCATCTCAAGCGCATTCTGGGCTGA
- a CDS encoding polymer-forming cytoskeletal protein: protein MGVKWGEPWLNLLHREAEGDLTPAEQGQLAALEQDHAGAVAQARQALAQGIAALTGLPPPPLPHSLAGEVASDVAWAAAIGARPVPPLPSPVAGQVAAEVAWSRRLERANVPPLPRSMAADVAAEVQGSAWLGAPPALPRSVAASTASEVAWAARLPAPPLPASVAVPLAARIAREAVQDVPAPAAPPPTTRLPVDQPPVRHNPAPLLLVGGLLVGLTLLGVTSAWPNLAAGATVLQTLVAQVSPLAGVGLALLLAVSLLVAWRPTPAVQRLGTLAFGLSAVLTLPPLYEAVGRSGVTVGHDVTVHGRVPGNVIAVGGNVTLAPDAQVQGEVITLFGDVRRDPQASVTGRVNTLLGHAAGDATALQTAPPSGLSLATASAFRPLLGWLGGAAWSRIFVVLTGAMLLLLFVVGAAPLLARRQRHAPLRTLALGVLALAVLIGPALGLALAGLLVPALVASAFALLLVATGLSVSAYDAGRALAFALRLPAPDAVGALLGLGAVAATLSLPPLALTCALVGGAWGTGTLLLTRSGREEQKVAEP from the coding sequence ATGGGCGTGAAGTGGGGTGAACCCTGGCTGAATCTGCTGCACCGCGAGGCGGAGGGTGACCTCACGCCCGCCGAGCAGGGGCAACTGGCCGCGCTGGAACAGGACCACGCCGGGGCGGTCGCGCAGGCCAGGCAAGCACTGGCACAGGGTATCGCCGCCCTCACCGGGCTGCCCCCGCCCCCGCTGCCCCACAGCCTCGCGGGGGAGGTGGCGTCGGACGTGGCCTGGGCCGCGGCCATCGGGGCCAGGCCCGTGCCCCCTCTCCCCTCCCCGGTCGCCGGGCAGGTGGCGGCGGAGGTGGCCTGGAGTCGGCGGCTGGAACGGGCGAATGTTCCCCCCCTGCCCCGCAGTATGGCGGCAGACGTGGCGGCGGAGGTGCAGGGGTCGGCCTGGCTGGGGGCACCCCCGGCCTTGCCGCGCAGTGTCGCCGCTTCCACCGCCTCCGAGGTGGCCTGGGCGGCGCGGCTCCCGGCCCCTCCCCTGCCGGCGTCGGTGGCGGTCCCCCTGGCCGCACGCATTGCGCGGGAAGCGGTGCAGGACGTTCCTGCTCCTGCCGCCCCTCCTCCCACGACACGGCTGCCAGTGGACCAGCCCCCGGTCCGGCACAACCCCGCACCGCTGCTGCTGGTCGGGGGCCTGCTGGTGGGGCTGACCCTGCTGGGGGTCACGAGTGCCTGGCCGAATCTGGCGGCGGGCGCGACCGTGCTGCAAACGCTGGTGGCGCAGGTGTCGCCGCTGGCGGGCGTCGGGCTGGCGCTGCTGCTGGCCGTGAGCCTGCTGGTCGCGTGGCGGCCCACCCCGGCGGTGCAGCGCCTCGGCACGCTGGCCTTTGGCCTGTCGGCGGTCCTGACCCTGCCCCCGCTGTATGAGGCCGTGGGCCGCAGCGGCGTCACGGTGGGGCACGACGTCACGGTGCACGGCCGGGTACCCGGCAACGTGATCGCGGTGGGCGGCAACGTGACCCTCGCGCCGGATGCCCAGGTGCAGGGGGAGGTCATCACGCTGTTCGGGGACGTGCGGCGGGACCCGCAGGCGAGCGTGACGGGCCGGGTCAATACCCTGCTGGGCCACGCGGCGGGCGACGCCACGGCCCTCCAGACCGCACCCCCGTCGGGCCTGAGCCTGGCGACCGCCTCCGCCTTCCGGCCGCTGCTGGGGTGGCTGGGCGGCGCGGCCTGGAGCCGGATTTTCGTGGTGCTGACCGGGGCCATGCTGCTGCTGCTGTTTGTGGTGGGTGCGGCTCCCCTGCTGGCGCGACGGCAGCGGCACGCGCCCCTGCGGACCCTGGCGCTGGGCGTACTGGCGCTGGCGGTGCTGATCGGCCCCGCGCTGGGGCTGGCGCTGGCGGGATTGCTGGTGCCCGCGCTGGTCGCCAGTGCCTTCGCGCTGCTGCTGGTGGCGACTGGCCTGAGCGTCAGCGCCTACGACGCGGGCCGCGCCCTCGCCTTCGCCCTGCGGCTGCCCGCCCCGGACGCTGTGGGCGCACTGCTGGGTCTGGGGGCGGTGGCCGCCACCCTCAGCCTGCCGCCCCTGGCCCTCACCTGCGCGCTGGTGGGCGGGGCCTGGGGTACAGGCACCCTGCTCCTGACCCGCTCGGGCCGCGAGGAGCAGAAGGTGGCCGAGCCGTAA
- the moaC gene encoding cyclic pyranopterin monophosphate synthase MoaC, translated as MGPEQTPPELTHFRDGLPCMVDVTEKAATTRTATAEGWVRLPPEARAALEAGTNPKGDPLTVARLAGLAGSKRTAELVLLCHPIPVTGADVQVTLEEAGVRIVATVRTTAPTGVEMEALTAVSVAALNVYDMLKAASKALEITGVRLLGKTGGKSSDYRAADREV; from the coding sequence GTGGGGCCGGAGCAGACGCCACCCGAGCTGACCCACTTCCGGGACGGCCTCCCGTGCATGGTGGACGTGACCGAAAAGGCCGCCACCACGCGCACCGCCACCGCCGAGGGCTGGGTGCGGCTGCCGCCGGAGGCCCGCGCCGCCCTGGAAGCCGGGACCAACCCCAAGGGCGATCCGCTGACCGTCGCGCGGCTGGCCGGTCTGGCGGGGAGCAAGCGCACGGCCGAGCTGGTCCTGCTGTGCCACCCCATTCCCGTGACCGGGGCCGATGTGCAGGTCACGCTGGAGGAGGCGGGCGTACGTATCGTGGCGACTGTGCGGACCACCGCCCCGACCGGCGTGGAGATGGAGGCCCTCACCGCCGTGTCGGTGGCCGCGCTCAACGTGTACGACATGCTCAAGGCCGCCAGCAAGGCCCTGGAAATCACCGGGGTCCGCCTGCTGGGCAAGACGGGCGGCAAGAGCAGCGACTACCGGGCGGCAGACCGTGAAGTCTAA
- a CDS encoding DUF177 domain-containing protein, with protein sequence MTDSPHIHLGSLLRTSADAHAEGELDHLSYEQGGQQQTLRFAEPAPYEVDVNALGGQEMYLQGHFEPTLVMDCARCLRDVEVPLELKLGTLLRYDPAVDAPYLEEADTGEEVLVFGDPDLDLSAYLAETTLLAAPLSVLHAPDCKGLCQVCGHDLNEGQCEHMAQVPVEEIDDELGTPEGSAHARQTPFAALRDLQLPED encoded by the coding sequence ATGACCGATTCTCCCCATATTCATCTGGGTTCGCTGCTGCGCACGTCCGCCGACGCGCATGCAGAGGGCGAACTCGACCACCTCAGCTACGAGCAGGGCGGCCAGCAGCAGACCCTGCGCTTTGCGGAACCCGCCCCCTACGAGGTGGACGTCAACGCGCTGGGCGGGCAGGAGATGTACCTCCAGGGCCACTTCGAGCCGACGCTGGTGATGGACTGTGCCCGCTGCCTGCGCGACGTGGAGGTGCCGCTGGAGCTGAAGCTGGGCACCCTGCTGCGCTACGACCCCGCCGTGGACGCGCCCTATCTGGAGGAGGCCGACACAGGCGAGGAGGTGCTGGTCTTCGGGGACCCCGACCTGGACCTGAGCGCCTACCTGGCCGAAACGACGCTGCTGGCCGCCCCCCTGAGCGTGCTGCACGCTCCCGACTGCAAGGGACTGTGCCAGGTCTGCGGCCACGACCTGAACGAGGGGCAGTGCGAACACATGGCGCAGGTGCCGGTCGAGGAAATCGACGACGAGCTGGGCACCCCCGAGGGGTCGGCACACGCCCGGCAGACCCCCTTCGCGGCCCTGCGTGACCTCCAACTCCCGGAGGACTGA
- a CDS encoding peroxiredoxin, which translates to MTDPAFLPANLPAPPDDGACAHLPGMRLPALSLPATDGDAVDLATLPGRTVLYVYPRTGRPDEPLPEGWDLIPGARGCTPQSCAFRDHHAELRTAGARVFGLSTQDTAYQREAVERLHLPFPLLSDADLRLAGALGLPTFGAAGETLLRRVTLILREGVVEHVFYPVFPPDRNAADVLAWLAAHPV; encoded by the coding sequence GTGACCGACCCCGCCTTCCTCCCGGCGAACCTGCCCGCCCCGCCGGACGACGGGGCCTGCGCCCACCTGCCGGGAATGCGGCTGCCCGCCCTGTCCCTCCCCGCGACGGACGGCGACGCGGTGGATCTGGCGACGTTGCCAGGCAGAACCGTGCTGTACGTCTATCCACGCACGGGCAGGCCGGATGAGCCGCTGCCGGAGGGCTGGGATCTGATTCCCGGAGCGCGGGGCTGCACACCGCAGTCCTGCGCCTTCCGCGACCACCACGCCGAGTTGCGGACGGCGGGGGCGCGGGTCTTCGGCCTGAGCACCCAGGACACGGCCTACCAGCGGGAGGCGGTGGAGCGGCTGCACCTCCCCTTCCCGCTGCTGTCGGATGCAGACCTGCGGCTGGCGGGGGCGCTGGGCCTGCCGACCTTCGGGGCCGCCGGGGAGACCCTCCTGCGGCGGGTGACGCTGATTCTGCGGGAGGGCGTGGTGGAACACGTCTTTTACCCGGTGTTCCCCCCTGACCGCAACGCGGCGGACGTGCTGGCCTGGCTGGCTGCCCACCCGGTTTGA
- a CDS encoding glucose-1-phosphate thymidylyltransferase, translated as MKAIIPAAGLGTRLRPLTFTRPKPVLPVAGAPIIVHALRTLLAAGITEVAIIVSDATRDEIAHTLEQVPQVQVTLLNQHEQLGLGHAVQTAREWAGQDDFCVYLGDNLFEHGVTPFIERFTQERPAAVIALVEVADPTAFGVAELDGDRITRLVEKPKVPPSNLAVAGLYCFTPQVFDVLEGMPPSARGEYEITDAIQGLIERGEQVLGQRVCGWWKDTGRPSDLLDANRLLLEQITEDVQGEVTDSRLSGRVVVPASARVVRSKIVGPVLLGEGVVIEDAYIGPFTSIGPRSVVRHAEVEHSVVDAEARIEDLHTRLQDCLIGVRAQVRGGRKTPRTHKLTLSDASVVELA; from the coding sequence ATGAAAGCCATCATCCCTGCCGCCGGACTCGGCACCCGCCTGCGGCCACTCACTTTCACGCGCCCCAAACCGGTCCTGCCGGTCGCGGGCGCACCTATCATCGTCCATGCGCTCCGCACCCTGCTGGCGGCCGGGATCACCGAGGTGGCGATCATCGTGTCGGATGCCACCCGCGACGAGATCGCGCACACGCTTGAGCAGGTGCCCCAGGTTCAGGTCACGTTGCTCAACCAGCACGAGCAGCTCGGGCTGGGGCACGCGGTGCAGACGGCGCGGGAATGGGCCGGGCAGGACGACTTCTGCGTGTACCTCGGGGACAATCTCTTCGAGCACGGGGTGACGCCCTTTATCGAACGGTTCACGCAGGAACGCCCCGCGGCCGTGATCGCCCTGGTCGAGGTGGCGGACCCCACGGCCTTCGGGGTGGCGGAGCTGGACGGCGACCGCATCACCCGGCTGGTCGAGAAGCCGAAGGTGCCGCCCAGCAACCTCGCCGTGGCGGGCCTGTACTGCTTCACTCCCCAGGTCTTCGACGTGCTGGAGGGAATGCCGCCCTCGGCGCGCGGCGAGTACGAGATCACCGACGCGATCCAGGGGCTGATCGAGCGCGGCGAGCAGGTCCTGGGACAGCGGGTGTGCGGCTGGTGGAAGGACACGGGCCGCCCCAGCGATCTGCTGGACGCCAACCGCCTGCTGCTGGAACAGATCACGGAGGACGTGCAGGGCGAGGTGACCGACTCGCGCCTGTCGGGGCGGGTGGTGGTGCCCGCCTCGGCCCGCGTGGTCCGCAGCAAGATTGTCGGGCCGGTGCTGCTGGGCGAGGGCGTCGTGATCGAGGACGCCTACATCGGGCCGTTTACCAGTATCGGGCCGCGCAGCGTCGTGCGCCACGCCGAGGTCGAGCACAGCGTGGTGGACGCCGAGGCCCGCATCGAGGACCTCCACACCCGCCTCCAGGACTGCCTGATCGGCGTCCGGGCACAGGTCCGGGGCGGGCGCAAGACGCCGCGCACGCACAAGCTCACCCTCTCCGACGCCAGCGTGGTGGAACTGGCGTGA
- a CDS encoding mannose-1-phosphate guanylyltransferase codes for MTSIPLVPVILAGGSGERFWPLSRKHRPKQFLTLDETGRSLLQATSDRLAALSGGAEHVMVVTGGEYRAQVLEQLPDMPVENLIVEPVARDTAPAVLYAALRVAQDTPDAVMGVFPADHRITQPEAFDAVVRRGIEVARNTGRLVTLGVTPTFPATGYGYIQRGEELLGGELPAFEVGRFTEKPDAATAQAFLDDGRYSWNSGMFLWQVPAILAAFEEYQPAMYAQLSQAIRRGRSGGGVREVFPHLQKISIDYAILEKSDRVAVIPAEFGWDDLGDWNALERLLGGAGQNVSVGRHIGLDTDGAILYTTRGDDLIATIGLEDVVIVRTDEVTLVVRKDRTQDIKKVVQQLKAHPELERFA; via the coding sequence ATGACGTCTATTCCCCTGGTTCCCGTGATCCTGGCGGGCGGCAGTGGCGAGCGTTTCTGGCCGCTGTCGCGCAAGCACCGTCCCAAGCAGTTCCTGACCCTGGACGAGACGGGCCGCAGTCTGCTTCAGGCCACCAGTGACCGCCTGGCCGCTCTGAGTGGCGGGGCCGAACACGTGATGGTGGTCACGGGGGGCGAGTATCGCGCGCAGGTGCTGGAGCAACTGCCGGACATGCCCGTCGAGAACCTGATTGTCGAGCCGGTGGCACGGGACACAGCCCCCGCTGTCCTGTACGCCGCACTCCGGGTCGCACAGGACACCCCGGACGCGGTGATGGGCGTCTTTCCGGCGGACCACCGCATCACGCAGCCGGAGGCCTTCGATGCGGTGGTCCGCCGCGGCATCGAGGTGGCCCGGAACACCGGGCGGCTCGTGACCCTCGGCGTTACCCCGACCTTTCCGGCCACGGGATATGGATATATCCAGCGGGGTGAGGAACTTCTGGGGGGCGAACTGCCTGCCTTCGAGGTGGGCCGCTTTACCGAAAAACCTGATGCCGCCACGGCCCAGGCCTTTCTGGACGACGGGCGGTATAGCTGGAACAGCGGCATGTTTCTCTGGCAGGTTCCGGCGATTCTGGCCGCCTTCGAGGAGTACCAGCCAGCGATGTACGCGCAGCTCTCGCAGGCCATCCGGCGGGGCCGTTCTGGTGGCGGTGTCCGTGAGGTCTTTCCCCACCTTCAGAAGATCAGCATCGACTACGCCATTCTGGAGAAATCCGACCGGGTGGCCGTGATTCCCGCAGAGTTCGGCTGGGACGACTTGGGGGACTGGAATGCCCTGGAACGCCTGCTGGGAGGTGCAGGGCAGAACGTCTCCGTCGGTCGTCACATTGGCCTCGACACCGATGGGGCCATCCTGTATACCACTCGGGGCGACGATCTGATCGCCACCATCGGCCTGGAAGACGTGGTGATCGTCCGGACCGACGAGGTGACCCTGGTGGTTCGCAAGGACCGCACCCAGGACATCAAGAAAGTCGTTCAGCAACTCAAGGCCCACCCAGAACTGGAGCGCTTCGCGTGA